The genomic region AAAGANNNNNNNNNNGGAGCGAGGCGCGCCTCGTCGAGGCCGAAGACCGCCTCGACAACGGCTTCTGTGGTATCCCGTCGAATCAGGTCGGCGAGCGCTCGACCGCCCAAGGCCAGGCCGATAGCCTGCATGAGCAGACTTTTGCCCGCGCCTGTCTCTCCGGTAATTACATTCAGGCCGGACTCGAACGACAGTTCCAGATCGTCGATCAGGGCGAGATT from Gemmatimonadota bacterium harbors:
- a CDS encoding AAA family ATPase, with the protein product MLRHLHVKNLALIDDLELSFESGLNVITGETGAGKSLLMQAIGLALGGRALADLIRRDTTEAVVEAVFGLDEARLAP